A window of Phragmites australis chromosome 2, lpPhrAust1.1, whole genome shotgun sequence genomic DNA:
ACGGCGCAACGTCGATTGACGCCGACGGATTGGGTGTGCACGTACTCTCGTACGTTGGTTCTCCATCTACAGGCAAGCATATCGATTTCGATCGACCACTATGAACTTGTCCATTCGATTTGTGAAACACGACCTGACCTGCACCTGCACCTGCACCTGCCCCAGCCCAGCCCATACGGTGCTGTGCTGATACCGATACGGCGGGCCTTGAAAGCGACCGCGCCAAAACGAACCACCCACCCCGCGTCCCATTCCCACTGCACAACCGTCCAAGAAAGGCTAAAGCGAGCGACCCCGCCAGTAGTACGAGTACTATGCTAAGCTAAACCCCTTCCACTTCCAGCGCGGGCCCGAAGGTCAGCAGCTGCGCCAGCCACTCCTCGTCGGCCTCGCCCATCTCCACGTCCTCCTCCTGCTTCGCCGCTTCCGggagcggctgcggctgcggctgcggccaCGGCCAGGGCACGGGCGACGGGGGCGGAGCCCCCGCGCGCGTGTCGACGGAGGCCATGACCGTGGACGCCGCGGCGGAGAAGGACGGGCCGCAGCTCTCCTCGTTGCCGTTGATGGTCACGAACCCCGcatccgcctccgccgccgccggcgcgtccgAGATCTCCGCCTCCAGCCACCGCATCAcatcctccaccgcctcctccgcgATGCCCTCGTAGCACCCCTCCTCCAGCAAGTCCTTCTCGTAcgcaccgccgcctccgcctcccatCTCCACCCCCACGTCGGTGTCGCGCTTCCGCTTCCGTACGCCGGCCTCCCccgcctcctcctgctccaTCTCACGCACGAGTGACGAGAGGCGCTCTACTGGAGAGTGGAGACGGGAGAGAGCGGTTGCCGGTTGGGCGGGTCGTCGGCGCTGGTGACGGCCTCGAGACCGCGACCACGAGCATTTATATAGCCGCGGGCGCGACGTGGCTGCGCGGCGCGCCCCGTTCCGTCGCCGCGGAGGCCGCGCATCCGGGGCCGCGCGCGACGTGGGCTCGTCCGCTCGTGCCACTTTGCCGAAACCACTCCCTTGTCCTATGCCAGTGCCTTTGTGTTACGTACTTCATTGCTGGTCCGTTCCGGTCCAGTTTGTAGCAAGAAACGCACCGCCCACCGCCAGTCACGGACTCACCTAACCTTCCTCTTCAGACTCGTCTCATTTAATACAAGTTATAGAAACATAAAGAAATAGGGAATAgtgagattttttatttatttatgataatatttacatatttatatatgctGAATGGATATGATGAGAGCCTATATTTATTAGGAGACATCAGTTCCTAATAAACACAACTCTTATAATTAACATTTAATTGATCAAATGAGGTTTATTCTCACTACTCTCCCTTGATCAATTATTCTAATCGTAAACTTTCTGGTTGAAAACTTCtctaaaaatctataaaaaaaatatgaggagaaaataatatgttgatatgccattaaaactccCTTAAAAcctaatagaaaaatataagaagaaaatgatatgacatatattgattattgacTATTTGTAAACTCATATTAGAAACCTATGAATGAAAAACTCATTTGTTAGTTTAGAGAATAGTAATTATGATctattgatcatattaaaatctctaaaaatttctttaaaaaatagaaGGAATACGGTAGATATTACCTcgttaaaaaatttatatgagaaactatataggaaaaatttataaaggaaaagagtgcaatataatatgaacatgttgTTATTCGGGGATCAACTCCTTCTAAACCTTGCAAATATCATAGTCATCGTATACTAATTccatgatttagtttgcaagatttttatctccatattattttgcaattcatTAGGATAATAAAATTTAGTgacaatatgtttggttatgttgctctttatataacatgtTTACATCTGGTAGTATTATCTTTGTAGGTAATAGTTGATGATTTAATAGAATCAATACCACATGACTgttgtatgtggttgatcattctgcgaaATTATACACATGTATGTAATGTTTCAAAATGATAGGTGGAAGTAGCCACTGTAATCTATTTTGATGACTCCTATGAGAAGTCTATATCACCATAAAATCAGTCTATTATAAAGCGTTATGGGGATCAATTATATAGCCAGTATATGGATATCCCATTATGGTCATAAAGATATCTGCAGATATCTTTTTGAGTCTCACTGAATGGTGTTGTTAGAATTGCGTTATTTAAGTTAGCAAGATATCTACATATGCAATATCAAGCATGCTGCGATTTGCAAGATGTATAAACGCTTTGATGGCACTAAaatatagaactttaggttcaatatcttttcatcgCCAACCCAAGGTATGAatagatcttgattcatatttagggatcTAATGACCATAtgtgttttgatggatatgattgtccaatattatttggatattggtggactgaTCGATAAATATTCCTAAAgaaatatgctcaagttgtagacaagaaaaatttagttttaaccaaaatcattcatctcaaattccatcatacgatgattacatactttgtTGTGTATGGTTTGAAGATGAtacaaaattcaattttgaTTTCATTATAAAGACACATATGTAATTGTTATAGCTGAAGTAACCCTTATGTGGAAGGAActttgtcggtgtatttagaaccaggggtccctaagtcccgaggccagaccggccgtccaccacatatcaccaccctgcaagataggtagaaacagagtgcacgggagagagtgctcggggctgcacgtggcagcccccgaggactcggtgccccgaaggtcccgctgaagtgctcgggagagagtgctcggggctgcacgtggcagcccccgaggactcggtgccccaaaggtcccgctgaagtgctcggaagagagtgctcggggctgcacgtggcagcccccgaggactcggtgccccgaaggtcccgctgaagtgctcgggagagagtgctcggggctgcacgtggcagcccccgaggactcggtgccccgaaggtcccgctgaagtgctcgggagagagtgctcggggctgcacgtggcagcccccgaggactcggtgccccgaaggtcccgctgaagtgctcgggagagagtgctcggggctgcacgtggcagcccccgaggactcggtcccccgaaggttcgcgcaagctcgttcaaagactcgaagggccccgtcgtcagggtgtcatccagtcaagggcccgatgccgcatttaataggcgcgcgtggcctgacattctgacatcctgacattctcggctgcccacgccccagtgtcagaccctgccatgcaatggcaggggggcgtgggtccattaaatgcacgggtcccgtcccgttttcgcctgcgcgcctcgggataacgtcgccagaatcgaagcgctcggcctgccaccctgccctggcaggagaacaagacagggtgggcgcgccgggcacctctgaggctgtccggtgggcccttttcagagcaccccgaagcttccgcagcggctggtggtcgaatgcacgccgccttcctccaccgcccctgtcacttcgccaaaatgaaatgattacgcctttctccgtggcacctgggcattcgcgtcccctctttcccattcaggatatgtcgaggtcggcgcatctataaaaggaaaggatggaggacaccgaaaagaagagaaggaaaaaggagaagaagagagtcagtcgaagaacaagaaaacaacagcccccgatcgcaagacgatcaagagaccagctagctagaacataagagcctccagctctttgtaaacagctctccttggagaaccagatatatccttgaaggatcccc
This region includes:
- the LOC133909839 gene encoding uncharacterized protein LOC133909839 — encoded protein: MEQEEAGEAGVRKRKRDTDVGVEMGGGGGGAYEKDLLEEGCYEGIAEEAVEDVMRWLEAEISDAPAAAEADAGFVTINGNEESCGPSFSAAASTVMASVDTRAGAPPPSPVPWPWPQPQPQPLPEAAKQEEDVEMGEADEEWLAQLLTFGPALEVEGV